The sequence TGAGCTTCAGCTGCGCGTAGGCTGTCAGCATGAAATTGGACTCAGGCACATGCGACATTGTGCTGCTGGCCTGGGCACGGCTGCTGGGCTTCGGGGACACCGCTTTTGCCGGGGACGTCGGGCGGCTGACCCGCATTAATAACGACGCCGGGAAGCTCACCTTTGTGCGCCTGTTCGGCCGGTCCGCCCTGGTGGGACCCGAGTGGGCACTGGAGGCGGCGGCCGCCTACTCCGACAGCGAGCTGGCGGAGCATCGCACGCTGCTGCAGCTCAGCGGCGGCTACGGCGGAAACGGCGCCGGCAAGGCGCAGCTGTACTTCGCCGACGACCTCCCGCTCGTGCAGCCGGACGAAGAAATCACGGTGTCCACCTTCACTGACGACGCGCTTCGGCTGGAGGCTTTGTGCCCGCCGGACGACGTCAACGAGGTCGGTCTGAGCGGCATGGACAAGTCATTCGTGCTGATGGACGGCGCGGATCCGGTGGCAGGCGCGGGCTTCCAGGAATGGCAGCAGATCCTGGGACATATCTCCGCCCTGACGCTGCCGAAGTTCCGGCAGCGCGGCATCGGCTCGCTGGTTGCCGCCATCGCCGGGCATGAGGCGCTCACCGCCGGACTGATTCCGCAGTGGCGCGCCCATGAGTCCAACGCGGCGTCCAGGGCGACTGCGCTCTCTTTGGGATTCGTCGAAGCAGGGACCCAGACGTCGGTCTATTTGAAAGCCGGCACCCCCTAACCGCGGCCGCGGTCCGGACCATTGTCCGGGGCGATGGCGCCGACGCGCCCTTCTCCGCGGGTTCCTCGGTCCGCCTGCGCAGTTAGCGGGGCCCGCGCAGCAGGCCGGTGGGACGGCCGACGACCTGGCCGGCGTCCGGGGCCACGATGGCTTCCTGGGCGGCGTCGTAGGTCTCCTCGCCGTCGACCACCAGGAGCGCCGCCGACGGGTCCACCGAGCGCTTGATCACGGCGAGGGCCACCGGGCCCATTTCATAGTGCTGGACGGCGGACGTCACCCGGCCGACGGCACGTTCGCCGAGCCGCACTTCGCTGCCGCGCGCGGGCAAAGTGTGCTGGGAGCCGTCCAGCTGGAGGAAGACGAGGCGGCGCGGCGGGTGGCCGAGGTTGTGCACCCGGGCAATGGTTTCCTGCCCCTTGTAGCAGCCCTTGGCGAGGTGCACGGCGGTGCGCAGCAGGTCCAGTTCGTGCGGGATGGTCTTGTCGTCGGTCTCGAAGCCGAACCGGGGCCGCCACGCGGCGACGCGGAGGGCCTCCGCCGCCCAGACGCCGGCCAGGTCCCGTCCGGCCACGGCCGCTTCCAGCTCGTCCGCGGGAACCAGGTACTCGAACCAGGTGCGCTCCCGGCCGGGGTGACTGGGTTCCTCGATGCCGGTGTAGGCGTAGCCGCCGGCGCCGATCTCGGGCCAAGGGTCCTGCCAGGCGAGGCGCTCCTCGAAGCCGGCCTGCGGAGCGGCGGCACCGACCACGGCCCAGTCCCGCGTTACGTCGGCCACGTCCACGCGCAGCATGAACTTCATGCTCGCGAGCCACGCGGCAAGGCTTTCGGCTTCGAAGGACTCCACGATCAGCCAGCTCGTGCCGCCGTCGTCAATGATGCTGACGTCGTACTCTATCCGGCCCTGTACGGTCAGCAGCAGGGTCTCCCGGGACTCGCCGGGTTTCAGGTCCAGCAGCAGCTGCGAGGAGAGGGTGTTCAGCCAGCTCAGCCGGTCTTCTCCGGCTACCGTCACGACGCCGCGGTGGGACAGATCCACGACCGCCGCGCCGCGGGCCAGCAGCCTCTGTTCGCGCATCGGGTCGCCGAAATGGGCGGCGACGCCGGCATCCGGTTCGGAGGCTTCGACGGCTCCGGGGCGTGACAGCAGGGGGCTTCGGTAGCTCATATCCTTGGTCAACGTCCTCGGGCTAGGGTGCATTCCCGCCTTGGCTCAGGCGAGCTTCTTCAGGATGGCCGACGCGTGCGCCTTCAGCTCCTTGCCCTGGCTCGAGGAAACGTCCCAGCGCCAGAACAGGTCCCCTTCAACCAGGCCGAAGATCCGGGTGGCGGCGTTGTACTCCTTGGACTGCGAACCCCGCATCACCATGTCCGTGGCGAGCTGGATCTGGGGCCCCTTGATCTGGCCGTAGTACAGCTCGCAGATCCCGCCGGGGTGCACGATGGTCGCGGTGATGTCGAACCCGCCGGCTTCGTTGCGCAGTTCCTCGACCTCGTCCGCGGACTTCAGCGCCGGAACGATCTCCGCCGGGATCAGCCCGGGCCCGACGTCGGCGTCATTGAGCTTGCGGTCCAGCGCCCAGAAGCCGGACTCGACGGACAGCGGCCGCAGCCTGGTGCCGTCCTCGTCGGTGAGCCAGCTCTCGGCGTCGTACTGCAGGAAGGGCAGGCCGTGCTGCCGGAAGGTGACGGACTGGAAGAAGTACTCCGAATCCGCGTCACCTTCTCCAAGCCGGCCGGCGCCCTCCCAGGTGCCCAGCAGCCAGGACAGCGGCACCAGCTCGGGTGTCAGGTCGGTGGGTAGTTCCATCGGCATGGCCGAAAATCAGTCCTTACTTCTGGCCCTTGAACAGGCGCCATACGACCAGCCCGGCGAACCAGGCCATGGACAAACCGGCAACAACAAGCAGGGTTAGGAAGAAAATCTCAAGAGCAAGATGCGACATAGCTCCATACTAACCGGCGGGTCGGGGCGGTGCTGACGCATTACGCCCCGTCGGACGGCGCGCCGAACCGGGTCCGTCAGACCAGCAGCATCTTTTCGAGGAAGTAGACGAGGCCGCCCGACGCCATCACCGGGGCGGACCCGACGGCGAGCGCAGCCGGCAGCTGTTCGGGGCCGCCCTCCGCCAGTACCAGGCGCCGGAAGCAGACAACGACAATGCCGACGACGGCTCCCACGACGGCGGCGGGCAGCAGCGGAACGTCCGAAGTGACGGCCGCGCCGAGCATGCCGGTCAACACCGCGAGCAGCACGCCCAGCGGCGCCACCAGGCGGTCCGGCCACGGCAGCACACAGACCGCTATCGTCATTAGCATGCTGATCCCGGTGACCAACATCATGCCGGTGTCGGCCTCATTGTCGGAGAGCCGGTCCGCAGCCACCCAGCCGGCACCGAGGACCGCGAGCACCAGGCCGGTGCTGGCCCCGAAGGTCGATTCGAGGCGGTGCGGCTGGCCGGTCCCGCGGACCAGCTGCACCATGAACACGGCCATCACTCCCAAGGCAACGACGACGACCGTCCAGGCCAGCGCCATCCCCGTGGGGGCCACCGAGGCCAGCAGGACAGCACCGATGCCGGCCAGCGAGATCACGGTCGAGAGCGTCTTGCGCGCCGGGATGCCGAGCAGCTGCGGCCAGCCGAGGCCGACCATCAGCGCGCCCGCGCAGGCGACGGCGACTACCGCCGCGGGCGACCAGTAGCTTGCGCCGATCACGGCACTTAACAGCACGGCTGCAACGACCGCGACGATCCACGTTCTCACCCGGCCATCCTGCCTCATTACGGGAATGAGTGCGACAACACTCACAGGCCCGGCCCCTCGGCGCTATACTTGTGCCCAATCATCCGCACCCTGCTACACCCTGCCCGCCGGATGATTCGCCCGTCGATGTGCGCCGAATCAGCCTTCGGGGAGGAAACATGCCGCACATTCTGCTCCTGACCAACAGCCCGGGCTCCTCGATTGAGGTGCTCCCCGCCCTGGAGCTGCTCAACCACAAGGTCCGCATCCTTGCGGCCGAGCCCACCGCCCTGCTTGAGGCGGACCCGGCCGACGTCGTCCTGGTGGACGCCCGCAAGGACCTGGTCGGTGCCCGGAGCCTGACCCAGCTGCTCAAGGCCACCGGTCTGGGAGCCCCGCTGATGCTGGTCCTCACCGAAGGCGGGATGGCCGCCGTGTCCGCCAACTGGCTGGCCGACGACGTTGTCCTGGACAGCGCCGGCCCGGCCGAGGTGGAGGCGCGCCTGCGGCTCGTCGTCGCCCGCGCCAACCACGCCGACGAGGAAACCAGCACGGAGATCCGCGCCGCCGGCATCGTGATCGACGAGGCCAGCTACACGGCCCGCGTGGGCGGCCAGCCGCTGAACCTGACCTACAAGGAGTTCGAGCTGCTCAAATACCTGGCGCAGCACCCGGGGCGCGTCTTCACGCGTGACCAGCTGCTGCACGAGGTCTGGGGCTACGACTACTACGGCGGCACGCGCACCGTGGACGTCCACGTGCGACGGCTGCGCGCCAAACTGGGCGC is a genomic window of Arthrobacter sp. Marseille-P9274 containing:
- a CDS encoding folate-binding protein YgfZ, which codes for MSYRSPLLSRPGAVEASEPDAGVAAHFGDPMREQRLLARGAAVVDLSHRGVVTVAGEDRLSWLNTLSSQLLLDLKPGESRETLLLTVQGRIEYDVSIIDDGGTSWLIVESFEAESLAAWLASMKFMLRVDVADVTRDWAVVGAAAPQAGFEERLAWQDPWPEIGAGGYAYTGIEEPSHPGRERTWFEYLVPADELEAAVAGRDLAGVWAAEALRVAAWRPRFGFETDDKTIPHELDLLRTAVHLAKGCYKGQETIARVHNLGHPPRRLVFLQLDGSQHTLPARGSEVRLGERAVGRVTSAVQHYEMGPVALAVIKRSVDPSAALLVVDGEETYDAAQEAIVAPDAGQVVGRPTGLLRGPR
- a CDS encoding FABP family protein, with the protein product MPMELPTDLTPELVPLSWLLGTWEGAGRLGEGDADSEYFFQSVTFRQHGLPFLQYDAESWLTDEDGTRLRPLSVESGFWALDRKLNDADVGPGLIPAEIVPALKSADEVEELRNEAGGFDITATIVHPGGICELYYGQIKGPQIQLATDMVMRGSQSKEYNAATRIFGLVEGDLFWRWDVSSSQGKELKAHASAILKKLA
- a CDS encoding response regulator transcription factor, translated to MPHILLLTNSPGSSIEVLPALELLNHKVRILAAEPTALLEADPADVVLVDARKDLVGARSLTQLLKATGLGAPLMLVLTEGGMAAVSANWLADDVVLDSAGPAEVEARLRLVVARANHADEETSTEIRAAGIVIDEASYTARVGGQPLNLTYKEFELLKYLAQHPGRVFTRDQLLHEVWGYDYYGGTRTVDVHVRRLRAKLGADNEGLIGTVRNVGYRFTLARSGEATETGAEQSV
- a CDS encoding GNAT family N-acetyltransferase is translated as MKLDSGTCDIVLLAWARLLGFGDTAFAGDVGRLTRINNDAGKLTFVRLFGRSALVGPEWALEAAAAYSDSELAEHRTLLQLSGGYGGNGAGKAQLYFADDLPLVQPDEEITVSTFTDDALRLEALCPPDDVNEVGLSGMDKSFVLMDGADPVAGAGFQEWQQILGHISALTLPKFRQRGIGSLVAAIAGHEALTAGLIPQWRAHESNAASRATALSLGFVEAGTQTSVYLKAGTP